Proteins found in one Methanospirillum hungatei JF-1 genomic segment:
- a CDS encoding DUF5803 family protein, whose product MRRYTRITAFCLTALILWILPVAGITFSASVDEDGKGYSAVVLVNNTDRYELIQPGMVGERIPLETKNLTVRNETDILSLTPDRGILTFPRGNYSISYEAMVNANTMQFLFTEPANVTVSIPRPFMVTNPLLTSIQPSGSKLEEGNNTTNISWKQVRSVEIRYYDEGQEHLLYLFAQFWLIIAVVLLLPFFLSRNN is encoded by the coding sequence ATGCGGCGCTACACTCGAATCACTGCTTTCTGCCTTACAGCTCTGATCCTATGGATCCTGCCGGTTGCCGGGATTACCTTCTCGGCATCCGTTGATGAAGATGGGAAAGGATACTCTGCTGTCGTTCTGGTCAATAATACCGACCGGTATGAACTGATTCAGCCGGGGATGGTCGGCGAGCGGATACCCCTGGAGACAAAAAACCTCACGGTTCGAAATGAGACTGATATCTTGTCGCTCACTCCTGACCGGGGGATCCTCACTTTTCCCAGGGGGAACTATTCCATCTCCTATGAAGCCATGGTGAATGCAAACACCATGCAGTTCCTCTTTACTGAACCGGCAAATGTGACTGTGAGCATCCCCCGGCCGTTCATGGTAACAAACCCCCTCCTCACGTCCATCCAGCCATCAGGGTCAAAACTTGAAGAAGGGAATAATACCACGAACATCTCCTGGAAGCAGGTCCGATCGGTTGAGATCAGATATTATGATGAAGGACAAGAACATCTGCTCTATCTCTTTGCGCAGTTCTGGCTGATCATCGCTGTAGTATTGTTATTACCGTTTTTTTTATCCAGAAATAATTAG
- a CDS encoding ATP-binding protein, translated as MKYFNTAGPVNCKDHYCLPPLSRFNLSEILGLISQKKYFVLHAPRQSGKTSCLLALENYLNASGSYKSLYINVEAAQVARNNVEKGIFAIINEIQRRIELSGYDDDSQRIVKDLCDPHLSLSALNSALTRLAELSPLPLVLLIDEIDALVGDTLISVLRQIRSGYDSRPDHFPSTVILCGVRDVRDYRIHSDTEQMIITGGSAFNVKAESLRLGNFSEEEVRTLCLEHTKETGQIFTTKALSTIWDLTSGQPWLVNALAYETCFKLEHGKNRDNPITDTMVEQAKDNLIIRRETHLDQLADKLKEERVRRVIEPILTGDLYEGMLRADDIEYVKDLGLITQAPNGEISISNRIYQEIIPRQLSWESQSGMALKQAWFVDDDGRLNILKLIREFQQFFREHSESWIERFQYKEAGPQILLQAFLQRIVNGGGRIDREYGLGRTRTDLYLRWPLPDGTVQRIIIELKILHKSREKTIEDGMKQVMKYIDRCGADEAHIIVFDRRPEVPWDEKIFREKRELEECRERNRVPVVIWGM; from the coding sequence ATGAAATATTTCAATACCGCCGGGCCTGTTAACTGCAAAGATCATTATTGCCTTCCTCCGCTCAGTCGATTCAATCTTTCAGAGATTCTCGGACTTATCTCCCAGAAGAAATATTTCGTCCTTCATGCACCAAGACAAAGCGGGAAGACCTCATGCCTTCTTGCCCTCGAGAATTACCTGAACGCTTCAGGATCATACAAATCCCTATATATTAACGTTGAAGCAGCCCAGGTGGCCAGAAATAATGTTGAAAAAGGGATATTCGCAATTATTAATGAGATACAACGAAGAATTGAACTTTCCGGATATGATGACGATTCACAAAGAATTGTGAAAGATCTTTGTGATCCACACCTATCGTTATCTGCACTGAACAGTGCTTTAACCAGGCTTGCAGAGTTATCTCCTTTACCTCTCGTCCTGCTCATCGATGAGATAGATGCTCTTGTTGGCGACACCCTGATATCGGTTCTCCGCCAGATTCGGTCAGGTTATGATTCCCGGCCTGACCATTTCCCATCAACAGTGATTCTCTGCGGGGTGCGTGATGTCCGTGACTACCGAATTCATTCAGATACCGAACAGATGATCATCACCGGTGGAAGTGCCTTTAATGTCAAGGCAGAGTCACTTCGCCTTGGGAATTTTTCTGAAGAAGAGGTCCGGACTCTGTGCCTTGAACATACGAAAGAGACCGGCCAGATCTTCACAACCAAGGCTCTTTCTACCATATGGGATCTTACCAGCGGACAGCCATGGCTTGTAAATGCCCTGGCATATGAGACCTGTTTTAAACTGGAGCACGGGAAAAACCGTGATAATCCCATCACGGATACTATGGTTGAACAGGCCAAAGACAACCTGATTATCCGGAGAGAGACACATCTTGATCAGCTGGCAGACAAACTCAAAGAAGAGCGGGTACGGCGAGTAATTGAACCGATCCTCACGGGAGATCTCTACGAAGGAATGCTCCGTGCTGATGATATTGAATATGTAAAGGATCTGGGCCTTATCACCCAGGCACCGAACGGGGAGATATCCATCTCGAACAGGATATACCAGGAGATAATCCCTCGGCAACTATCCTGGGAAAGTCAGTCCGGTATGGCTCTTAAACAGGCATGGTTTGTCGATGATGATGGAAGACTCAATATCTTAAAACTTATCAGAGAGTTTCAGCAGTTCTTCAGGGAGCATTCGGAGAGCTGGATTGAGCGGTTCCAGTATAAGGAAGCAGGACCGCAGATCCTTCTTCAGGCATTCCTTCAACGGATCGTAAATGGAGGAGGGAGGATTGACCGGGAATATGGTCTGGGCCGGACACGGACCGATCTCTATCTTCGGTGGCCACTTCCGGATGGGACAGTCCAGAGGATCATTATTGAACTCAAGATCCTGCATAAATCACGGGAAAAAACGATTGAGGATGGTATGAAACAGGTGATGAAGTATATCGACCGGTGTGGTGCTGATGAGGCTCATATTATTGTTTTTGACCGGAGACCGGAAGTGCCATGGGATGAGAAAATATTTCGTGAGAAGAGAGAGTTAGAAGAGTGCCGGGAGAGGAACAGGGTCCCTGTAGTTATTTGGGGGATGTAG
- a CDS encoding phenylacetate--CoA ligase family protein, which yields MFWDEAIETIKPADLKILQEKRLRETVSRCANVGFYQKKFKEAGLRPSDIQTIEDLQKLPFTRKTDLRDGYPFGFLAVPLKDIVRIHTTSGTTGKPTVVGYTAGDINTWADLIARNLTMVGLTKDDVFQNMVNYGMFTGGLGFHYGAEKAGLTAVPSGTGNTKRQIEMIHDFGVTAIHCTPSYGLHLAEAAAEMKMDLSSLRVGIFGAEPWSEKTRNELQEKLGVEAFDSYGMSELYGPGVAFECSEHNGLHIWHDSYLVEIIDPKTGENLGPGERGELVVTPLTKEAMPLLRYRTGDITMIMEDECPCGRGQKLARFTGRSDDMLVIRGINVFPSQIEHVLLSIPEVGNHYMVYVDRVNHMDEMTIDVEVSRENFHGELADLKNVQNKVIKSLRDVLELRTTVHLVEPGTLPRFEGKAKRVVDRRGDD from the coding sequence ATGTTCTGGGATGAGGCAATTGAGACGATAAAACCTGCTGATCTGAAGATACTTCAGGAAAAGCGTCTTCGGGAAACAGTGTCCCGCTGCGCCAATGTCGGGTTTTACCAGAAAAAGTTTAAGGAAGCCGGGCTTCGTCCGTCTGATATCCAAACGATTGAGGATCTGCAGAAATTACCATTTACCCGGAAGACTGACCTGCGGGACGGGTATCCTTTTGGTTTTCTTGCAGTCCCGCTCAAGGATATCGTCCGGATCCATACAACATCCGGGACTACGGGAAAACCCACGGTTGTCGGGTATACTGCCGGAGATATTAACACCTGGGCAGATTTGATTGCGCGAAATCTGACCATGGTGGGTCTTACGAAAGATGACGTCTTTCAGAACATGGTTAATTACGGGATGTTTACCGGCGGACTTGGGTTTCACTATGGTGCCGAGAAGGCAGGTCTGACCGCGGTCCCAAGCGGAACTGGCAATACGAAACGGCAGATAGAGATGATTCATGACTTTGGAGTTACGGCTATTCACTGCACTCCAAGTTACGGTCTCCATCTTGCAGAGGCTGCAGCTGAGATGAAGATGGATCTGTCTTCCCTCAGAGTGGGTATTTTTGGTGCCGAACCCTGGTCCGAGAAGACCAGGAACGAACTGCAGGAGAAACTGGGTGTGGAGGCATTTGATAGTTATGGTATGAGTGAGCTCTACGGTCCTGGGGTTGCCTTTGAATGCTCCGAACATAACGGGCTTCATATCTGGCATGACTCCTATCTGGTTGAGATTATTGATCCCAAGACAGGTGAGAACCTGGGTCCTGGAGAACGGGGAGAACTGGTAGTCACTCCTCTAACGAAAGAAGCTATGCCGCTCCTCCGGTACAGGACTGGTGATATCACCATGATCATGGAGGACGAGTGTCCCTGCGGCCGAGGTCAAAAACTTGCCCGCTTTACCGGCAGAAGTGATGATATGCTGGTCATCCGTGGTATCAACGTCTTCCCCAGTCAGATAGAGCATGTCCTCCTTTCCATCCCTGAGGTCGGCAATCACTACATGGTTTATGTTGACCGGGTAAACCATATGGATGAGATGACGATTGATGTTGAGGTTTCCCGTGAGAATTTCCATGGAGAACTGGCTGATCTAAAGAACGTTCAGAATAAGGTCATAAAGTCCCTCCGCGATGTTCTCGAGCTCAGGACCACGGTTCACCTGGTTGAACCCGGAACTCTGCCCCGGTTTGAAGGAAAAGCAAAACGCGTTGTTGACCGGCGGGGTGATGACTGA
- a CDS encoding phenylacetate--CoA ligase family protein, with amino-acid sequence MRCWDPRIEEMPVADLRKLQFKLLKTLVYRVYSFSSFYHKRMKEAGVHPDDINSLEDITRLPFMHKKDLRDTYPDGLIMSEQEELVRYHVSSGTTGKPTVVGYTKNDIYNWTESLARALTSAGIGRGDVMQVSYGYGLFTGGLGLHYGAERIGATVLPTSVGNTERQIELMQDLRVTAIACTPSYLLHMGEVAEKMGVSIKNDTRLRKAIVGAEPWSEQMRLRIKESLGVDAYDIYGTSELSGPLFCECEYQQGFHVWSDLIYPEILDPDSQKPLPPGERGELVVTMLQKDGLPIIRYRTGDITAIREDPCPCGRTHPRLERLSGRVDDMLIIRGINVFPSQIEHALLGIPEVAEHFMIEVDRKGALDEMLIKVELAKEAFSDKISDLMRTQRHVEKVLKSSLNVQVSVELTEPGTLPRFEGKAKRVIDKRLI; translated from the coding sequence ATGCGGTGCTGGGACCCGCGAATCGAGGAGATGCCCGTCGCTGACCTTCGAAAACTTCAGTTTAAACTTCTAAAAACCCTTGTTTACCGGGTTTACAGTTTTTCCTCATTTTATCACAAGCGCATGAAGGAAGCAGGGGTTCATCCTGATGACATTAATTCACTGGAGGATATTACCCGGCTTCCCTTCATGCATAAAAAAGATCTCCGGGACACGTACCCTGACGGTCTGATCATGAGCGAACAGGAGGAACTGGTTCGGTATCATGTGTCATCAGGAACGACCGGGAAACCCACGGTTGTCGGATATACGAAGAATGATATCTATAACTGGACCGAATCCCTCGCCCGCGCTCTGACATCTGCCGGTATCGGACGGGGAGATGTGATGCAGGTCAGTTATGGGTATGGTCTCTTCACCGGTGGTCTTGGTCTTCATTATGGGGCTGAGCGGATTGGTGCAACAGTCCTTCCGACATCGGTTGGGAATACCGAGCGGCAGATTGAGCTGATGCAGGATCTGAGAGTTACTGCCATCGCCTGCACACCGTCATACCTCCTGCATATGGGAGAGGTTGCAGAGAAGATGGGGGTTTCAATTAAAAATGACACCCGTCTCCGAAAAGCCATCGTCGGAGCCGAGCCCTGGAGTGAGCAGATGCGGCTTCGGATTAAAGAGAGTCTTGGGGTTGATGCCTATGATATCTACGGGACCAGTGAACTTTCAGGACCGCTCTTTTGTGAATGTGAGTATCAGCAGGGCTTTCATGTCTGGAGTGATCTGATTTATCCTGAAATTCTGGATCCTGACTCACAAAAACCTCTTCCGCCTGGTGAGCGTGGTGAACTGGTGGTGACTATGCTGCAAAAGGATGGTCTTCCCATTATCAGATACCGGACCGGTGATATTACCGCGATCAGGGAAGATCCATGCCCCTGTGGCAGAACCCATCCCCGGCTTGAACGGTTGTCAGGCAGGGTCGATGACATGCTCATCATCCGTGGTATCAATGTCTTCCCCAGTCAGATAGAACATGCCCTGCTTGGGATTCCGGAAGTTGCAGAACACTTCATGATAGAGGTTGACCGAAAAGGCGCCCTTGACGAGATGCTCATCAAAGTTGAGCTTGCAAAGGAGGCGTTTTCCGATAAGATTTCAGATCTGATGCGTACGCAGCGGCATGTTGAAAAAGTATTGAAGAGCTCATTGAATGTACAGGTATCGGTTGAACTGACAGAGCCGGGAACCTTGCCCCGGTTTGAAGGGAAAGCAAAACGTGTGATTGATAAGAGGTTGATATAA
- a CDS encoding AMP-binding protein encodes MDSMATPELSYACGTADFPLLGQTIGDILNEVAEKYPENEAIVSPKQEIRLTYRQFREAVDQVARGLMALDINKGDRVGIWAMNYAEWIIVQFATAKIGAIMVNINPSYRTFELEYCLKQSEIKLLILQGRFKTSDYVGMFYETCPEAYESRPGRILSEKFPFLKTVVFMGDIPYNGMYQWDDLLKKAESISQDELREREAALDFDDAINIQYTSGTTGYPKGVVLTHHGVLNNGYIIGEGMGFTEKDRLCIPVPFYHCFGMVLSNMACVSHGSTMVIPGPAFDPGDVLRTIEAERCTAVHGVPTMFIAELRHPDFAKFDLRSLRTGIMAGSPCPIETMKEVATKMHMSEVVIVYGQTELSPGVTMTTTRDPLDKRVTTVGRVFPHTEIKIIDPETKKIIPRGEIGEICARGYMTMRCYYNNPTATRQAKDEHGWVHTGDLGSFDPEGFVHIEGRLKDMVIRGGENIYPREIEEFLHQHPKIADVYVIGVPDEKYGEELMAWIKLEEGASLTEDEIRTYADGKIARYKIPRYYAFVDSFPITVSGKIQKFKMREMGIEMLGLQEVARIKTA; translated from the coding sequence ATGGATTCAATGGCCACTCCCGAACTGAGTTATGCCTGTGGGACTGCCGATTTCCCGTTACTTGGACAGACCATCGGGGATATTCTGAACGAGGTTGCAGAGAAGTATCCTGAAAACGAAGCGATAGTATCGCCAAAGCAGGAGATCAGACTAACATACCGTCAGTTTCGGGAGGCGGTGGATCAGGTTGCCCGGGGCCTTATGGCCCTTGATATCAACAAAGGGGATCGCGTTGGAATCTGGGCGATGAACTATGCCGAATGGATCATCGTGCAGTTTGCGACGGCCAAGATTGGGGCCATTATGGTCAATATTAATCCGTCGTACCGGACATTTGAGCTTGAATACTGTCTGAAACAGTCAGAGATCAAACTGCTCATCCTTCAGGGCCGTTTTAAAACCTCTGATTATGTGGGTATGTTTTATGAGACCTGCCCGGAGGCATATGAGTCACGGCCCGGGCGCATCCTCTCTGAGAAGTTCCCGTTCCTTAAAACCGTGGTATTCATGGGCGATATTCCGTACAACGGGATGTACCAGTGGGATGACCTCCTGAAAAAAGCAGAAAGTATCAGCCAGGATGAATTAAGAGAGCGCGAAGCAGCACTTGACTTTGATGATGCCATCAACATCCAGTATACATCAGGAACCACCGGGTACCCGAAAGGAGTTGTGCTGACCCATCATGGTGTCCTCAATAACGGATACATCATCGGGGAGGGTATGGGCTTTACCGAGAAGGACCGTCTCTGCATTCCGGTTCCCTTTTACCATTGCTTTGGTATGGTCCTCTCAAATATGGCCTGTGTCTCGCATGGTTCAACGATGGTCATCCCCGGCCCGGCCTTTGATCCAGGGGATGTTCTGAGAACCATTGAAGCCGAACGATGCACGGCAGTTCATGGCGTTCCAACCATGTTCATCGCTGAGCTCCGGCATCCTGACTTTGCAAAATTCGATCTCCGATCACTGCGGACCGGCATCATGGCAGGATCTCCCTGTCCCATTGAGACAATGAAAGAGGTTGCAACCAAGATGCACATGTCAGAAGTGGTCATTGTGTATGGTCAGACCGAATTATCTCCGGGTGTAACGATGACCACTACCCGCGACCCGCTCGATAAACGGGTGACTACCGTGGGTCGGGTTTTCCCCCATACCGAAATCAAGATCATCGATCCGGAGACGAAGAAGATCATCCCCCGTGGAGAGATTGGTGAGATCTGTGCGAGGGGTTACATGACCATGCGATGCTACTACAATAACCCTACTGCAACCAGGCAGGCAAAGGATGAGCATGGCTGGGTTCATACCGGAGACCTGGGGTCATTTGATCCTGAAGGATTCGTCCATATCGAAGGCAGGCTTAAAGACATGGTCATTCGTGGTGGTGAAAATATCTACCCGCGGGAGATTGAAGAGTTCCTGCATCAGCATCCAAAGATTGCCGATGTATATGTCATCGGAGTCCCTGATGAGAAGTATGGTGAGGAGCTGATGGCATGGATAAAACTTGAGGAAGGGGCTTCTCTGACCGAGGACGAGATTCGGACCTATGCAGACGGGAAGATTGCCCGGTATAAGATCCCCCGGTATTATGCCTTTGTCGATTCCTTCCCGATTACGGTATCAGGAAAGATTCAGAAGTTTAAAATGCGGGAGATGGGTATTGAGATGCTCGGTCTTCAGGAAGTTGCCAGGATTAAAACAGCCTGA
- the speD gene encoding S-adenosylmethionine decarboxylase — MIDTLVPTREGIATAPAKSDQEIMEEFKSRNAWGLYTSVDLKNCNPETIRDAGKIREFVIQLCDLIKMKRFGEPQIINFGPCERVAGYSMTQLIETSLIGAHFANETNAAYIDIFSCKEYAPQLTAEFCREFFGADKVTVHIAFRD; from the coding sequence ATGATAGACACACTTGTTCCAACCAGAGAAGGAATCGCAACCGCACCAGCAAAATCAGATCAGGAGATTATGGAGGAGTTTAAATCCAGAAACGCCTGGGGTCTGTATACTAGCGTTGATCTGAAGAACTGCAACCCGGAAACTATCAGAGATGCAGGAAAGATCAGGGAATTCGTCATCCAGCTCTGTGACCTGATTAAGATGAAGCGGTTTGGAGAGCCACAGATCATCAACTTTGGTCCATGTGAGCGTGTAGCAGGATATTCCATGACCCAGCTGATTGAAACCTCACTTATCGGAGCACACTTTGCAAACGAGACCAATGCTGCCTACATTGATATCTTTTCATGCAAAGAATACGCCCCACAACTCACCGCTGAATTCTGCCGGGAATTCTTTGGTGCAGATAAGGTAACCGTTCATATTGCATTCCGGGATTAA
- a CDS encoding ACT domain-containing protein — MSCEQYMIRQISLFSENKPGRLAAMAKACQEENVNILAFSIAEAEGFGVIRALVDKPDVAFKKLTSMGFNVAFTHVIAVEMKDEPGGLFEIASKLSEAGINIEYSYAFSGKNKAILILRVDQVEEAIRLLHSHKFTLIASESIQ, encoded by the coding sequence ATGAGTTGTGAACAGTATATGATCCGCCAGATCTCCCTTTTTTCTGAGAACAAACCTGGCAGACTGGCTGCAATGGCAAAGGCATGTCAGGAGGAGAATGTTAATATCCTTGCCTTTTCTATCGCAGAAGCGGAGGGTTTTGGTGTCATCAGGGCACTTGTGGACAAACCTGATGTTGCATTTAAGAAACTCACCTCCATGGGTTTTAATGTCGCATTCACCCATGTCATTGCGGTTGAGATGAAAGATGAGCCTGGCGGCCTTTTTGAGATAGCATCAAAGCTCAGTGAAGCAGGAATAAATATCGAGTACTCCTATGCCTTCTCTGGTAAAAATAAGGCAATTCTGATCTTGCGGGTAGATCAGGTTGAAGAGGCGATTCGTTTGCTTCATTCACACAAATTTACTCTCATTGCCTCTGAATCAATACAGTAA
- a CDS encoding bifunctional 5,6,7,8-tetrahydromethanopterin hydro-lyase/3-hexulose-6-phosphate synthase, with product MYLIGEALIGEGSELAHVDLIVGDKNGPVGMAFANALSQLSAGHTPLLAVVRPNLLTKPATVVIPKVTLKNEGQVNQMFGPVQAAVAKAVADAVEEGLFGDININDICILASAFLHPSAKDYNRIYRYNYGATKLAISRAFEEFPDEKTLIHEKDRAAHAVMGFKVPRLWDPPYLQVALDIVDLGKLRSVLSSLPENDHLIIEAGTPLIKKFGLNVISEIRAVKPNAFIVADMKILDTGNLEARMAADSSADAVVMSGLAPASTIEKAITEARKTGIYSVIDMLNVEDPVGLIASLKVKPDIVELHRAIDAEHTSHAWGNIGDIKKAAGGKLLVATAGGIRVPVVKEALKTGADILVVGRAITASKDVRHAAEEFLEQLNKEEIDQFRIMTDF from the coding sequence ATGTATCTGATAGGCGAAGCCCTGATCGGCGAAGGATCCGAACTGGCTCATGTGGACCTGATCGTCGGAGATAAGAACGGTCCGGTCGGGATGGCGTTTGCAAATGCACTCTCACAACTCTCAGCCGGGCATACCCCTCTTCTGGCTGTTGTACGTCCGAATCTGCTCACGAAACCGGCAACTGTCGTTATTCCAAAGGTTACTCTCAAGAATGAGGGACAGGTCAACCAGATGTTCGGGCCTGTCCAGGCTGCTGTTGCAAAGGCGGTCGCTGATGCGGTTGAGGAAGGGCTTTTTGGTGATATAAATATTAACGATATCTGTATTCTGGCCAGCGCTTTCCTCCATCCGTCAGCAAAGGACTATAACCGGATCTACCGGTACAACTATGGTGCGACAAAGCTTGCAATATCACGTGCATTTGAAGAGTTCCCGGATGAAAAGACTCTGATTCATGAGAAAGACCGCGCTGCACATGCTGTCATGGGCTTTAAGGTTCCGCGCCTCTGGGACCCGCCATATCTGCAGGTTGCCCTCGATATTGTTGACCTGGGCAAACTGAGATCTGTTCTCTCATCCCTGCCGGAGAATGACCACCTGATCATCGAAGCAGGAACCCCGCTCATCAAGAAGTTTGGTCTGAATGTCATCTCTGAGATTCGTGCTGTAAAACCAAACGCTTTCATCGTCGCAGATATGAAGATTCTTGATACCGGAAACCTTGAGGCCCGGATGGCTGCTGATTCATCTGCTGATGCCGTGGTTATGTCTGGTCTTGCTCCCGCATCTACCATCGAGAAGGCCATTACCGAAGCACGCAAGACCGGTATCTACTCGGTGATTGATATGCTCAACGTTGAGGACCCGGTTGGTCTCATCGCCAGTCTGAAGGTCAAGCCTGATATCGTCGAACTTCACCGTGCCATCGATGCTGAGCACACGTCCCATGCCTGGGGCAATATCGGTGACATCAAGAAGGCAGCAGGCGGAAAACTCCTGGTCGCAACCGCTGGCGGTATCCGTGTCCCGGTTGTCAAGGAAGCACTCAAGACCGGTGCAGATATTCTTGTGGTCGGCAGAGCAATCACCGCAAGCAAGGATGTCAGGCATGCTGCAGAGGAGTTCCTCGAGCAGCTGAATAAGGAAGAGATCGATCAGTTCAGAATCATGACTGATTTCTAA
- a CDS encoding type II toxin-antitoxin system PemK/MazF family toxin, which produces MYQWHIFVAQLSPVCGSEQSGQRPVLVISREQINQILPVVNIIPLTSRKSQERIIYPNEVFIPKESANLFADSIALCYQVRTVDKRRLKKEIGCIHDESLIQQIHEAIRFQLEL; this is translated from the coding sequence ATGTATCAGTGGCACATTTTTGTAGCACAATTAAGTCCGGTATGTGGATCTGAGCAGTCTGGTCAAAGGCCGGTCCTTGTGATAAGTCGTGAGCAGATAAATCAGATTCTCCCCGTAGTAAATATCATACCTCTCACATCACGAAAATCGCAGGAAAGGATTATCTATCCAAATGAAGTATTTATTCCAAAGGAATCTGCGAATTTATTTGCCGATTCAATCGCCCTGTGTTATCAAGTACGAACAGTGGATAAAAGGCGACTTAAGAAAGAAATTGGGTGTATTCATGATGAGAGCTTAATCCAACAAATTCACGAGGCAATCAGGTTCCAATTGGAATTATAA
- a CDS encoding DJ-1/PfpI family protein: protein MSVEKKVLIVIAPVKFRDEELSEPIKYLEKAGIGYDIISTQTGLAIGMLGGKVLIEKTVRDVSEAGITPYAGILIVGGGGSPDHLWNNKPLQTLVQEFDAAGKILSAICLSTVVLAQAGVLKGKQATVWNDDAAIHQLRQGGATYKPDPIVSDGRVITANGPPAAAGFGEKVAKAVLAA, encoded by the coding sequence ATGTCAGTGGAAAAGAAGGTTCTGATTGTCATTGCCCCGGTAAAGTTTCGCGATGAAGAGCTCTCCGAACCGATAAAATATCTTGAAAAGGCTGGAATCGGGTATGATATCATCTCAACACAGACCGGTCTTGCAATCGGGATGCTGGGTGGGAAGGTTCTTATTGAAAAGACCGTTCGTGATGTCAGCGAGGCGGGGATTACTCCCTATGCCGGAATTCTGATTGTGGGTGGAGGCGGTTCGCCGGATCACCTGTGGAACAATAAACCTCTCCAGACCCTGGTCCAGGAGTTTGATGCCGCAGGAAAGATACTATCTGCCATCTGTCTTTCCACAGTAGTTCTTGCACAGGCAGGAGTGCTGAAGGGGAAGCAGGCAACGGTATGGAATGATGACGCCGCCATTCATCAGCTCCGGCAAGGGGGGGCGACGTACAAGCCTGATCCGATTGTATCTGATGGACGGGTTATTACTGCGAATGGTCCTCCCGCTGCGGCAGGATTTGGAGAAAAAGTTGCCAAAGCCGTGCTGGCAGCATAA
- a CDS encoding flavodoxin family protein — MQVVGINSSPRKKSNTDLLLTTVLTGASDGGCKTVHIDLYNYEIEYCKACDTCYKTGSCVLMDEFPDIYEVILESDGIILSSPNYINNVTAKMKTLLDRMADTVHCQRLLGKYSAAVSTAGGSGAQEVADYLNQSLFIMGASVVGSVGVNLADGEEMFQKGVDQSYQLGIQLADAILTKAEYPDQQQGHAAMLERMKQLVSFRREEWPYEYEYFTHKKWI, encoded by the coding sequence ATGCAGGTTGTCGGCATCAACAGCAGCCCGAGGAAGAAGAGTAACACAGATCTTTTACTAACCACTGTTCTGACCGGTGCCTCTGACGGTGGATGTAAAACAGTCCATATCGATCTTTACAATTACGAGATCGAGTATTGCAAAGCCTGTGATACCTGTTACAAAACAGGATCCTGTGTTCTCATGGATGAATTTCCTGACATCTATGAAGTCATACTGGAATCAGACGGGATCATTCTGAGCAGCCCGAACTATATCAACAATGTCACCGCCAAGATGAAAACCCTCCTTGACCGGATGGCCGATACGGTCCATTGTCAGCGGCTTTTAGGAAAATATTCCGCAGCGGTCAGTACTGCAGGAGGGTCCGGAGCACAGGAGGTTGCAGATTATCTGAACCAGTCGCTTTTCATCATGGGGGCCTCTGTTGTTGGATCGGTGGGGGTAAACCTCGCTGACGGTGAGGAGATGTTTCAAAAAGGGGTGGATCAGTCCTATCAGCTCGGAATCCAGCTTGCCGATGCAATTCTCACGAAGGCAGAATACCCTGACCAGCAGCAAGGACATGCAGCCATGTTAGAGCGGATGAAACAACTGGTGTCATTCAGGAGAGAAGAGTGGCCCTATGAATACGAATACTTTACACATAAAAAGTGGATATAG